A region of the Armigeres subalbatus isolate Guangzhou_Male unplaced genomic scaffold, GZ_Asu_2 Contig433, whole genome shotgun sequence genome:
ACCTTATTCAGAATTCTTTTGAAGAGTAAAATGGTGTCCTGCAGTGCTGACTCTGTAATTAAATGCAGAACTGCTTATTCGCTTTATTATTTTGGATTGTAACAATTTCGTCTTTCTGCTTACTCCACATGCAGACTGGCCAACTGAACGAATACACCGAACGCAAGAAAATGCCCAGCGACGTGATGTGTATGGCGTTAGGTTCTGTTCCGGCAGGAGAGCAACGATCCTGGTTCTTGGCCGTCGGCTTAGCTGACAATACGGTCCGCGTCATTTCGCTTGACCCAAGTGACTGTCTTTCGCCTAGATCCATGCAAGCGCTCCCTTCTTCCGCCGAATCGCTGTGTATCGTCGAGATGGGAACCGGAGACACCAACGAAGAGGGTGTTGTCTCGTCTGCCGGTTGCTTCTATCTGAACATTGGCCTAACGAACGGTGTCTTGCTACGGACTGTGTTGGATCCGGTATCGGGTGATCTGGCCGATACACGAACCCGTTATTTGGGATCCCGTCCGGTGAAATTGTTCCGCATCAAGATGCAGGGATCAGAAGCCGTGCTGGCCATGTCCAGCCGAACTTGGCTGAGTTATTACTTCCAGAATCGATTCCATTTGACCCCGTTGTCGTACGAAACACTGGAATATGCATCAGGATTTTCGAGCGAGCAATGTTCCGAAGGTATTGTGGCTATTTCAACTAACACGTTGCGAATTTTGGCGTTGGAAAAGCTGGGTGCAGTATTCAACCAAATTACCTTCCCCTTGGAATATACGCCGAAGCGTTTCCTGATTCACAATGAGACGGGAAAACTGGTCATCAGTGAGACCGACCACAACGCTTACACGGAGGAAACAAAAACCATTCGTAAGAAACAGATGGCGGATGAGATGCGGGAAGCAGCTGGTGAAGATGAGCAGGAGTTAGCCAATGAGATGGCTGATGCGTTTATCAACGAGGTGCTTCCGGAAGATACATTTTCGGCTCCGAAGGCAGGAACAGGAATGTGGGCATCACAAATTAGAGTAATGGATCCAATCAATGGACATACCTACTCGAAAGTACAATTGGCGCAGAATGAAGCCGTGCTGTCCATGGCCTTGGTGCGGTTCGTCGTCGACCAGAAGTGGTACGTTGTGGCAGGTGTTGCCAAGGATCTGCAAATGAATCCCAAGATTGCTAACGGAGGCTTTATCGATGTGTACAAGTACGACATTCATACGCATCAGCTGGAGCATTATCACAGAACAGAGATCGATGAAGCTCCTGGGGCAATTGCCGGTTTCCAGGGACGAGTTCTGGTCGGAGTCGGACGGGTTCTGAGGATCTACGATCTCGGTAAGAAAAAACTGCTGCGCAAGTGTGAGAATAAACACATTCCCAATCAGATCGTCAATATCCAAGCGATGGGCTCGAGGGTGTTCGTTTCCGATGTTCAAGAATCGATCTACTGTATTAAGTACAAACGGGCGGAGAATCAGCTGATCATTTTCGCTGACGATACTCACCCACGGTGGATCACGACTTCCACACTGCTCGACTATGACACGGTTGCGACGGCCGACAAGTTCGGGAACGTTGCCATTCTCCGACTGCCGCATTCAGTCTCAGATGATGTTGACGAGGATCCGACCGGAAACAAAGCTCTGTGGGATCGAGGTCTGCTAAATGGTGCCTCGCAGAAGGCCGAGAACATCTGTACATTCCATCTGGGCGAAACGATTATGTCGCTGCAGAAGGCTACCCTGATTCCGGGTGGATCGGAGTCGCTTATTTACGCAACGATGAGCGGCACTGTGGGAGCGCTGGTGCCGTTCACCAGTCGGGAAGATTACGACTTTTTCCAACATTTGGAGATGCACATGCGCAACGAGAATACACCGCTGTGCGGCAGAGACCATCTGAGCTACCGGAGCTACTACTACCCGGTGAAGCACGTTATGGACGGCGATCTGTGCGAGCAGTTTACCTCGATGGATCCGGCCAAGCAGAAGAGCATCGCGTCGGATTTGGGC
Encoded here:
- the LOC134204165 gene encoding splicing factor 3B subunit 3-like isoform X2, which produces MSFRLTGGTKDYAVVGSDSGRIVILEYNPAKNQLEKVHQETFGKSGCRRIVPGQFLAIDPKGRAVMIGAIEKQKLVYILNRDSEARLTISSPLEAHKSSTLTYHMVGVDVGFENPMFACLEIDYEEADLDPSGEAAAKTQQTLTFYELDLGLNHVVRKYSEPLEEHANFLISVPGGNDGPSGVLICSENYLTYKNLGDQHDIRCPIPRRRNDLDDPERGMIFICSATHRTKSMYFFLAQTEQGDIFKVTLETDDDVVSEIKLKYFDTVPPATAMCVLKTGFLFVACEFGNHYLYQIAHLGDDDDEPEFSSAMPLEEGDTFFFAPRPLKNLVMVDEIHSYAPILGCQVADLANEDTPQLYLACGRGPRSSIRVLRHGLEVSEMAVSELPGNPNAVWTVKKRIDEEFDAYIIVSFVNATLVLSIGDTVEEVTDSGFLGTTPTLSCSALGDDALVQVYPDGIRHIRADKRVNEWKAPGKKTITKCAVNQRQVVIALSGGELVYFEMDPTGQLNEYTERKKMPSDVMCMALGSVPAGEQRSWFLAVGLADNTVRVISLDPSDCLSPRSMQALPSSAESLCIVEMGTGDTNEEGVVSSAGCFYLNIGLTNGVLLRTVLDPVSGDLADTRTRYLGSRPVKLFRIKMQGSEAVLAMSSRTWLSYYFQNRFHLTPLSYETLEYASGFSSEQCSEGIVAISTNTLRILALEKLGAVFNQITFPLEYTPKRFLIHNETGKLVISETDHNAYTEETKTIRKKQMADEMREAAGEDEQELANEMADAFINEVLPEDTFSAPKAGTGMWASQIRVMDPINGHTYSKVQLAQNEAVLSMALVRFVVDQKWYVVAGVAKDLQMNPKIANGGFIDVYKYDIHTHQLEHYHRTEIDEAPGAIAGFQGRVLVGVGRVLRIYDLGKKKLLRKCENKHIPNQIVNIQAMGSRVFVSDVQESIYCIKYKRAENQLIIFADDTHPRWITTSTLLDYDTVATADKFGNVAILRLPHSVSDDVDEDPTGNKALWDRGLLNGASQKAENICTFHLGETIMSLQKATLIPGGSESLIYATMSGTVGALVPFTSREDYDFFQHLEMHMRNENTPLCGRDHLSYRSYYYPVKHVMDGDLCEQFTSMDPAKQKSIASDLGRTPNEVAKKLEDIRTRYAF
- the LOC134204165 gene encoding splicing factor 3B subunit 3-like isoform X1; this translates as MYLYNFILQRATGITHAVHGCFAGTKQQEILLSKGKSLELVRPDPNTGKVHTLLQTEIFGVIRSLMSFRLTGGTKDYAVVGSDSGRIVILEYNPAKNQLEKVHQETFGKSGCRRIVPGQFLAIDPKGRAVMIGAIEKQKLVYILNRDSEARLTISSPLEAHKSSTLTYHMVGVDVGFENPMFACLEIDYEEADLDPSGEAAAKTQQTLTFYELDLGLNHVVRKYSEPLEEHANFLISVPGGNDGPSGVLICSENYLTYKNLGDQHDIRCPIPRRRNDLDDPERGMIFICSATHRTKSMYFFLAQTEQGDIFKVTLETDDDVVSEIKLKYFDTVPPATAMCVLKTGFLFVACEFGNHYLYQIAHLGDDDDEPEFSSAMPLEEGDTFFFAPRPLKNLVMVDEIHSYAPILGCQVADLANEDTPQLYLACGRGPRSSIRVLRHGLEVSEMAVSELPGNPNAVWTVKKRIDEEFDAYIIVSFVNATLVLSIGDTVEEVTDSGFLGTTPTLSCSALGDDALVQVYPDGIRHIRADKRVNEWKAPGKKTITKCAVNQRQVVIALSGGELVYFEMDPTGQLNEYTERKKMPSDVMCMALGSVPAGEQRSWFLAVGLADNTVRVISLDPSDCLSPRSMQALPSSAESLCIVEMGTGDTNEEGVVSSAGCFYLNIGLTNGVLLRTVLDPVSGDLADTRTRYLGSRPVKLFRIKMQGSEAVLAMSSRTWLSYYFQNRFHLTPLSYETLEYASGFSSEQCSEGIVAISTNTLRILALEKLGAVFNQITFPLEYTPKRFLIHNETGKLVISETDHNAYTEETKTIRKKQMADEMREAAGEDEQELANEMADAFINEVLPEDTFSAPKAGTGMWASQIRVMDPINGHTYSKVQLAQNEAVLSMALVRFVVDQKWYVVAGVAKDLQMNPKIANGGFIDVYKYDIHTHQLEHYHRTEIDEAPGAIAGFQGRVLVGVGRVLRIYDLGKKKLLRKCENKHIPNQIVNIQAMGSRVFVSDVQESIYCIKYKRAENQLIIFADDTHPRWITTSTLLDYDTVATADKFGNVAILRLPHSVSDDVDEDPTGNKALWDRGLLNGASQKAENICTFHLGETIMSLQKATLIPGGSESLIYATMSGTVGALVPFTSREDYDFFQHLEMHMRNENTPLCGRDHLSYRSYYYPVKHVMDGDLCEQFTSMDPAKQKSIASDLGRTPNEVAKKLEDIRTRYAF